A window of the Ostrea edulis chromosome 1, xbOstEdul1.1, whole genome shotgun sequence genome harbors these coding sequences:
- the LOC125670905 gene encoding ranBP-type and C3HC4-type zinc finger-containing protein 1-like isoform X2 encodes MGINLSITLNNIAIDTLRVFDKSDSWFEFWSHLGDRNHNTTIKLCRDDEHWQKFSSLLREQVSYFKECLRFGGKPDQVYELVAFQSKKTDCNKSESELPQETGAQHRHTDSGPYEDRNCHNTRSLGEVPDVNARTEENLLPPPVTATESDVIEPPFSPANFELFNTKSKVFGHSVHPNKKGNDFDETIIPNSTRAVKYLAYFQSQHVPSPRTLREEIEKGDSDSDQSDSDAYEDMMDQEKAIQRLVELLQAAINENDKEAAVKHAESLAASAAKVAISLDSSSLKNPKDTEFSLKVYVEDREASGGCITLNVKPTDTVKDLKLRMCLKHSFPMEVQKWIIGKRIPPDTETLQKARVTPGQAVYLYLISPKSVGLTKEKFMEDRHRKLHNQYPSVQYQKQGPTNFAESGPYIPMGTPVTPQTPLSTARQRSEPYSSSSTGGGQTPNPGQQGQLQQQKSRESQGKPKVPHQIIREQSLEGFEVIPPGAVVRDIPQVQSNKQQETKIQAGWVCPACTYINQPTRPGCEICATNRPLDYQVPEGYKMTEEEEERIRRERQQEEQTQRLERERQERNRKLRQENFEKLLKAEGNSLVGNTHPFKCPICFDDILPGNGVILRECLHSFCRDCLQGAVIHNEEAELRCPYQDEEYACNASLQDREIKALVETSVYEKHLQRSLVTAESQERNSFHCKTNDCQGWCIYEDLVNFFRCPVCNKENCLTCKAIHEGMNCKEYQEDLRIRSSNDKAAKQTNKMLKDLLKKGDAMKCPKCEVVVQKKDGCDWIKCSICKTEICWVTKGPRWGPMGVGDISGGCRCRVEGRPCHENCNNCH; translated from the exons ATGGGG attAATCTGTCTATCACTTTGAACAACATCGCTATAGATACTCTTCGAGTATTTGACAAAAGTGACTCATGGTTTGAATTTTGGAGTCACCTTGGTGACAGGAACCACAACACGACTATTAAGTTATGTCGGGATGATGAACACTGGCAGAAATTCTCCAGCCTTCTGAGGGAGCAAGTCAGTTACTTCAAAGAGTGTCTCAGATTCGGGGGGAAACCAGATCAAG TTTATGAACTTGTTGCATTTCAGTCCAAGAAGACTGATTGCAATAAATCTGAGAGTGAACTTCCACAAGAAACAGGGGCTCAGCACAGACATACTGACAGTGGTCCCTACGAGGACAGAAATTGCCATAACACACGGTCCCTGGGAGAAGTCCCAGACGTTAATGCCCGTACTGAAGAAAATCTACTCCCTCCACCAGTAACAGCAACTGAATCTGACGTGATAGAACCTCCATTTTCTCCTGccaattttgaattattcaacACCAAGTCCAAAGTATTTGGCCACTCTGTGCATCCAAATAAAAAAGGCAATGATTTTGATGAAACGATAATACCAAATAGCACCAGAGCTGTGAAGTATTTGGCTTATTTTCAATCTCAGCATGTTCCCTCTCCTCGAACATTAAGGGAAGAGATAGAGAAGGGAGATTCTGACTCGGATCAAAGTGACAGTGACGCTTATGAAGATATGATGGACCAGGAAAAGGCCATACAGAGACTGGTGGAGCTGCTGCAGGCAGccattaatgaaaatgataaagaGGCTGCAGTAAAGCATGCTGAGAGTCTAGCAGCTAGTGCTGCTAAAGTAGCCATAAGTCTGGACAGCAGTAGTCTGAAGAACCCAAAAGATACTGAATTTAG ctTAAAGGTGTATGTGGAGGACAGGGAAGCGTCTGGAGGGTGTATCACACTGAACGTGAAACCGACCGACACAGTCAAGGACCTCAAGCTAAGG ATGTGCTTAAAGCACAGTTTCCCTATGGAGGTTCAGAAGTGGATTATTGGGAAGCGTATTCCTCCGGACACTGAGACGCTTCAGAAAGCACGGGTAACCCCTGGTCAAGCTGTGTACCTCTATCTCATCTCCCCAAAGTCAGTGGGCTTGACCAAAGAAAAATTCATGGAGGACAGGCACAGAAAGCTACATAATCAAT ACCCAAGTGTTCAGTATCAGAAACAAGGGCCCACCAACTTTGCTGAAAGTGGAC CATACATTCCAATGGGGACACCAGTGACCCCCCAAACTCCTCTCAGCACCGCCCGGCAGAGATCTGAGCCCTACAGCAGCAGCTCTACCGGAGGCGGGCAGACTCCTAACCCAGGCCAGCAAGGTCaactacaacaacaaaaatcccgGGAAAGTCAAGGTAAACCAAAGGTGCCTCACCAGATCATCAGGGAACAGTCATTGGAAGGTTTTGAAGTTATACCACCTGGTGCTGTTGTCAGAGATATTCCACAAGTTCAGAGCAACAAACAGCAGGAGACGAAAATTCAG GCGGGCTGGGTGTGCCCAGCGTGTACTTATATAAACCAGCCCACACGGCCGGGCTGTGAGATCTGTGCCACTAACAGACCACTGGACTATCAAGTTCCAGAGGGATATAAAATGACAGAGGAAGAAGAGGAGAGGATCCGAAGGGAGCGGCAGCAGGAAGAACAGACTCAAAGG CTTGAGCGAGAACGGCAAGAAAGAAACAGGAAGTTACGACAGGAGAATTTTGAGAAGTTACTGAAGGCAGAAGGCAACAGTCTAGTTGGTAATACCCATCCCTTTAAGTGCCCGATCTGTTTTGATGACATCTTGCCAGGAAATGGGGTCATTCTAAGGGAGTGTCTTCACTCATTCTGCAG GGACTGTTTACAAGGGGCTGTGATCCACAATGAGGAGGCAGAACTACGCTGTCCGTACCAAGACGAGGAATATGCCTGCAATGCATCTCTTCAGGACCGAGAAATTAAAGCG CTTGTGGAGACCAGTGTGTATGAAAAGCATCTACAGAGGAGCCTGGTCACAGCCGAAAGCCAGGAACGGAACAGCTTCCACTGCAAGACGAATGACTGCCAGGGCTGGTGTATCTATGAGGACCTTGTTAACTTCTTCCGATGCCCAGTCTGTAACAAAGAAAACTGTCTCACCTGTAAGGCTATTcacgagggcatgaactgcaagGAGTATCAGGAGGACCTCAGAATCCGGTCCTCCAATGACAAGGCAGCCAAACAGACCAATAAAATGCTGAAG GACTTATTGAAGAAAGGGGATGCCATGAAGTGTCCTAAATGTGAAGTAGTTGTTCAGAAGAAGGATGGGTGTGATTGGATTAAATGTTCCATCTGTAAAACTGAAATCTGCTGGGTCACAAAGGGGCCAAGATGGGGTCCCATG GGTGTTGGTGATATTAGTGGAGGATGTCGGTGTCGAGTGGAAGGGAGACCGTGCCATGAAAACTGCAACAATTGTCACTAA
- the LOC125670905 gene encoding ranBP-type and C3HC4-type zinc finger-containing protein 1-like isoform X1, whose translation MVDSPAEQMNVQTHLSPGQLNGREIVCVTTCEIYVPLPEVEHMSAGTLERVKKRNQILHLHGGLCDLYLLTCPLAANRKSLAMDFCSSQQSINLSITLNNIAIDTLRVFDKSDSWFEFWSHLGDRNHNTTIKLCRDDEHWQKFSSLLREQVSYFKECLRFGGKPDQVYELVAFQSKKTDCNKSESELPQETGAQHRHTDSGPYEDRNCHNTRSLGEVPDVNARTEENLLPPPVTATESDVIEPPFSPANFELFNTKSKVFGHSVHPNKKGNDFDETIIPNSTRAVKYLAYFQSQHVPSPRTLREEIEKGDSDSDQSDSDAYEDMMDQEKAIQRLVELLQAAINENDKEAAVKHAESLAASAAKVAISLDSSSLKNPKDTEFSLKVYVEDREASGGCITLNVKPTDTVKDLKLRMCLKHSFPMEVQKWIIGKRIPPDTETLQKARVTPGQAVYLYLISPKSVGLTKEKFMEDRHRKLHNQYPSVQYQKQGPTNFAESGPYIPMGTPVTPQTPLSTARQRSEPYSSSSTGGGQTPNPGQQGQLQQQKSRESQGKPKVPHQIIREQSLEGFEVIPPGAVVRDIPQVQSNKQQETKIQAGWVCPACTYINQPTRPGCEICATNRPLDYQVPEGYKMTEEEEERIRRERQQEEQTQRLERERQERNRKLRQENFEKLLKAEGNSLVGNTHPFKCPICFDDILPGNGVILRECLHSFCRDCLQGAVIHNEEAELRCPYQDEEYACNASLQDREIKALVETSVYEKHLQRSLVTAESQERNSFHCKTNDCQGWCIYEDLVNFFRCPVCNKENCLTCKAIHEGMNCKEYQEDLRIRSSNDKAAKQTNKMLKDLLKKGDAMKCPKCEVVVQKKDGCDWIKCSICKTEICWVTKGPRWGPMGVGDISGGCRCRVEGRPCHENCNNCH comes from the exons ATGGTTGATTCTCCTGCTGAACAGATGAACGTACAAACTCACCTTAGCCCAGGACAGTTAAATGGGAGGGAGATTGTGTGTGTTACCACTTGTGAGATTTATGTCCCCTTGCCAGAAGTGGAACATATGAGTGCAGGCACACTTGAGAGGGTTAAGAAGCGGAACCAAATTCTCCACCTACATGGGGGTTTGTGTGACTTGTATCTGCTGACATGTCCCCTTGCTGCCAACCGGAAATCTTTAGCCATGGATTTTTGTAGTTCTCAACAATCG attAATCTGTCTATCACTTTGAACAACATCGCTATAGATACTCTTCGAGTATTTGACAAAAGTGACTCATGGTTTGAATTTTGGAGTCACCTTGGTGACAGGAACCACAACACGACTATTAAGTTATGTCGGGATGATGAACACTGGCAGAAATTCTCCAGCCTTCTGAGGGAGCAAGTCAGTTACTTCAAAGAGTGTCTCAGATTCGGGGGGAAACCAGATCAAG TTTATGAACTTGTTGCATTTCAGTCCAAGAAGACTGATTGCAATAAATCTGAGAGTGAACTTCCACAAGAAACAGGGGCTCAGCACAGACATACTGACAGTGGTCCCTACGAGGACAGAAATTGCCATAACACACGGTCCCTGGGAGAAGTCCCAGACGTTAATGCCCGTACTGAAGAAAATCTACTCCCTCCACCAGTAACAGCAACTGAATCTGACGTGATAGAACCTCCATTTTCTCCTGccaattttgaattattcaacACCAAGTCCAAAGTATTTGGCCACTCTGTGCATCCAAATAAAAAAGGCAATGATTTTGATGAAACGATAATACCAAATAGCACCAGAGCTGTGAAGTATTTGGCTTATTTTCAATCTCAGCATGTTCCCTCTCCTCGAACATTAAGGGAAGAGATAGAGAAGGGAGATTCTGACTCGGATCAAAGTGACAGTGACGCTTATGAAGATATGATGGACCAGGAAAAGGCCATACAGAGACTGGTGGAGCTGCTGCAGGCAGccattaatgaaaatgataaagaGGCTGCAGTAAAGCATGCTGAGAGTCTAGCAGCTAGTGCTGCTAAAGTAGCCATAAGTCTGGACAGCAGTAGTCTGAAGAACCCAAAAGATACTGAATTTAG ctTAAAGGTGTATGTGGAGGACAGGGAAGCGTCTGGAGGGTGTATCACACTGAACGTGAAACCGACCGACACAGTCAAGGACCTCAAGCTAAGG ATGTGCTTAAAGCACAGTTTCCCTATGGAGGTTCAGAAGTGGATTATTGGGAAGCGTATTCCTCCGGACACTGAGACGCTTCAGAAAGCACGGGTAACCCCTGGTCAAGCTGTGTACCTCTATCTCATCTCCCCAAAGTCAGTGGGCTTGACCAAAGAAAAATTCATGGAGGACAGGCACAGAAAGCTACATAATCAAT ACCCAAGTGTTCAGTATCAGAAACAAGGGCCCACCAACTTTGCTGAAAGTGGAC CATACATTCCAATGGGGACACCAGTGACCCCCCAAACTCCTCTCAGCACCGCCCGGCAGAGATCTGAGCCCTACAGCAGCAGCTCTACCGGAGGCGGGCAGACTCCTAACCCAGGCCAGCAAGGTCaactacaacaacaaaaatcccgGGAAAGTCAAGGTAAACCAAAGGTGCCTCACCAGATCATCAGGGAACAGTCATTGGAAGGTTTTGAAGTTATACCACCTGGTGCTGTTGTCAGAGATATTCCACAAGTTCAGAGCAACAAACAGCAGGAGACGAAAATTCAG GCGGGCTGGGTGTGCCCAGCGTGTACTTATATAAACCAGCCCACACGGCCGGGCTGTGAGATCTGTGCCACTAACAGACCACTGGACTATCAAGTTCCAGAGGGATATAAAATGACAGAGGAAGAAGAGGAGAGGATCCGAAGGGAGCGGCAGCAGGAAGAACAGACTCAAAGG CTTGAGCGAGAACGGCAAGAAAGAAACAGGAAGTTACGACAGGAGAATTTTGAGAAGTTACTGAAGGCAGAAGGCAACAGTCTAGTTGGTAATACCCATCCCTTTAAGTGCCCGATCTGTTTTGATGACATCTTGCCAGGAAATGGGGTCATTCTAAGGGAGTGTCTTCACTCATTCTGCAG GGACTGTTTACAAGGGGCTGTGATCCACAATGAGGAGGCAGAACTACGCTGTCCGTACCAAGACGAGGAATATGCCTGCAATGCATCTCTTCAGGACCGAGAAATTAAAGCG CTTGTGGAGACCAGTGTGTATGAAAAGCATCTACAGAGGAGCCTGGTCACAGCCGAAAGCCAGGAACGGAACAGCTTCCACTGCAAGACGAATGACTGCCAGGGCTGGTGTATCTATGAGGACCTTGTTAACTTCTTCCGATGCCCAGTCTGTAACAAAGAAAACTGTCTCACCTGTAAGGCTATTcacgagggcatgaactgcaagGAGTATCAGGAGGACCTCAGAATCCGGTCCTCCAATGACAAGGCAGCCAAACAGACCAATAAAATGCTGAAG GACTTATTGAAGAAAGGGGATGCCATGAAGTGTCCTAAATGTGAAGTAGTTGTTCAGAAGAAGGATGGGTGTGATTGGATTAAATGTTCCATCTGTAAAACTGAAATCTGCTGGGTCACAAAGGGGCCAAGATGGGGTCCCATG GGTGTTGGTGATATTAGTGGAGGATGTCGGTGTCGAGTGGAAGGGAGACCGTGCCATGAAAACTGCAACAATTGTCACTAA
- the LOC125670905 gene encoding uncharacterized protein LOC125670905 isoform X3, translating into MVDSPAEQMNVQTHLSPGQLNGREIVCVTTCEIYVPLPEVEHMSAGTLERVKKRNQILHLHGGLCDLYLLTCPLAANRKSLAMDFCSSQQSINLSITLNNIAIDTLRVFDKSDSWFEFWSHLGDRNHNTTIKLCRDDEHWQKFSSLLREQVSYFKECLRFGGKPDQVYELVAFQSKKTDCNKSESELPQETGAQHRHTDSGPYEDRNCHNTRSLGEVPDVNARTEENLLPPPVTATESDVIEPPFSPANFELFNTKSKVFGHSVHPNKKGNDFDETIIPNSTRAVKYLAYFQSQHVPSPRTLREEIEKGDSDSDQSDSDAYEDMMDQEKAIQRLVELLQAAINENDKEAAVKHAESLAASAAKVAISLDSSSLKNPKDTEFSLKVYVEDREASGGCITLNVKPTDTVKDLKLRMCLKHSFPMEVQKWIIGKRIPPDTETLQKARVTPGQAVYLYLISPKSVGLTKEKFMEDRHRKLHNQYPSVQYQKQGPTNFAESGPYIPMGTPVTPQTPLSTARQRSEPYSSSSTGGGQTPNPGQQGQLQQQKSRESQGKPKVPHQIIREQSLEGFEVIPPGAVVRDIPQVQSNKQQETKIQAGWVCPACTYINQPTRPGCEICATNRPLDYQVPEGYKMTEEEEERIRRERQQEEQTQRAGVNRGQERGPRENADEEYYGDLQVEDLAAILELNDNLNRDNRAVRIRSPTENALPTSHEAPADLHLVEMGNGHRGSMDNLQFHVDNRQIDWNEEHNI; encoded by the exons ATGGTTGATTCTCCTGCTGAACAGATGAACGTACAAACTCACCTTAGCCCAGGACAGTTAAATGGGAGGGAGATTGTGTGTGTTACCACTTGTGAGATTTATGTCCCCTTGCCAGAAGTGGAACATATGAGTGCAGGCACACTTGAGAGGGTTAAGAAGCGGAACCAAATTCTCCACCTACATGGGGGTTTGTGTGACTTGTATCTGCTGACATGTCCCCTTGCTGCCAACCGGAAATCTTTAGCCATGGATTTTTGTAGTTCTCAACAATCG attAATCTGTCTATCACTTTGAACAACATCGCTATAGATACTCTTCGAGTATTTGACAAAAGTGACTCATGGTTTGAATTTTGGAGTCACCTTGGTGACAGGAACCACAACACGACTATTAAGTTATGTCGGGATGATGAACACTGGCAGAAATTCTCCAGCCTTCTGAGGGAGCAAGTCAGTTACTTCAAAGAGTGTCTCAGATTCGGGGGGAAACCAGATCAAG TTTATGAACTTGTTGCATTTCAGTCCAAGAAGACTGATTGCAATAAATCTGAGAGTGAACTTCCACAAGAAACAGGGGCTCAGCACAGACATACTGACAGTGGTCCCTACGAGGACAGAAATTGCCATAACACACGGTCCCTGGGAGAAGTCCCAGACGTTAATGCCCGTACTGAAGAAAATCTACTCCCTCCACCAGTAACAGCAACTGAATCTGACGTGATAGAACCTCCATTTTCTCCTGccaattttgaattattcaacACCAAGTCCAAAGTATTTGGCCACTCTGTGCATCCAAATAAAAAAGGCAATGATTTTGATGAAACGATAATACCAAATAGCACCAGAGCTGTGAAGTATTTGGCTTATTTTCAATCTCAGCATGTTCCCTCTCCTCGAACATTAAGGGAAGAGATAGAGAAGGGAGATTCTGACTCGGATCAAAGTGACAGTGACGCTTATGAAGATATGATGGACCAGGAAAAGGCCATACAGAGACTGGTGGAGCTGCTGCAGGCAGccattaatgaaaatgataaagaGGCTGCAGTAAAGCATGCTGAGAGTCTAGCAGCTAGTGCTGCTAAAGTAGCCATAAGTCTGGACAGCAGTAGTCTGAAGAACCCAAAAGATACTGAATTTAG ctTAAAGGTGTATGTGGAGGACAGGGAAGCGTCTGGAGGGTGTATCACACTGAACGTGAAACCGACCGACACAGTCAAGGACCTCAAGCTAAGG ATGTGCTTAAAGCACAGTTTCCCTATGGAGGTTCAGAAGTGGATTATTGGGAAGCGTATTCCTCCGGACACTGAGACGCTTCAGAAAGCACGGGTAACCCCTGGTCAAGCTGTGTACCTCTATCTCATCTCCCCAAAGTCAGTGGGCTTGACCAAAGAAAAATTCATGGAGGACAGGCACAGAAAGCTACATAATCAAT ACCCAAGTGTTCAGTATCAGAAACAAGGGCCCACCAACTTTGCTGAAAGTGGAC CATACATTCCAATGGGGACACCAGTGACCCCCCAAACTCCTCTCAGCACCGCCCGGCAGAGATCTGAGCCCTACAGCAGCAGCTCTACCGGAGGCGGGCAGACTCCTAACCCAGGCCAGCAAGGTCaactacaacaacaaaaatcccgGGAAAGTCAAGGTAAACCAAAGGTGCCTCACCAGATCATCAGGGAACAGTCATTGGAAGGTTTTGAAGTTATACCACCTGGTGCTGTTGTCAGAGATATTCCACAAGTTCAGAGCAACAAACAGCAGGAGACGAAAATTCAG GCGGGCTGGGTGTGCCCAGCGTGTACTTATATAAACCAGCCCACACGGCCGGGCTGTGAGATCTGTGCCACTAACAGACCACTGGACTATCAAGTTCCAGAGGGATATAAAATGACAGAGGAAGAAGAGGAGAGGATCCGAAGGGAGCGGCAGCAGGAAGAACAGACTCAAAGG GCCGGCGTAAACAGGGGTCAGGAGAGGGGGCCAAGAGAAAATGCTGATGAGGAATATTATGGTGATCTTCAAGTGGAGGACCTGGCAGCCATCTTGGAATTGAATGACAATCTGAACAGAGATAATAGGGCTGTCAGAATTCGGTCCCCTACAGAAAATGCCCTGCCCACATCCCATGAGGCACCTGCTGACCTCCATCTGGTGGAAATGGGCAATGGGCATAGAGGGTCAATGGacaatttacaatttcatgtagacaacagacaaattgaCTGGAACGAAGAGCATAATATATGA